The genomic DNA GGTGAATATCCTGTTCCTTTGCCACCGTATCTGCATGATAAAATTTATGCAAATGTGGGTACAACTACATCTAAAGGTTTTGAGTTCCAAGTGAATTGGGATGCAGTACAAACAAAAGATTTTTCTTATTCTACAAATTTGAATTTGGCTTATACAAAATCCAAACTGAAATCATTCTCTAACGAAAAGTATCAGTTGGGGTATATAGAAGGTGATGGATTCCCCTCTCCGGGTAATCCTGGTTCGGCTCAGCGTCTAGAAGACGGAATCGAGATAGGTTCTTTTTATGGATTCCGTTATGCAGGTGTCGATGATGCAGGTAATATCCTGATTTGGGAAAAAGGTGAAGAAGGTGGAGTAACGAAGTTGGGAGCCGATGGTAATGAACAGGATAAGGTTTATCTGGATGGAACAGGTGTTCCCAAGTGGGAGTTGTCTTGGGGAAATACGTTCAGATATAAAGACTTTGATTTGTCTTTGTTCTTCCGTGGACGTTTTCGCTATAAAGTGATGAACCAGTATGAAATGTATTATGGTCTGCAAGTGGTTTCCGGCGATAACAAGTTATCTTCCGCTTATGAAGAAAATGCTCATATCAAAGGTCCGAAAGTGATTTGTGACTATTTCTTGCAGAATGGTAATTATTTACGTTTGGACAATATCACATTGGGTTGGACTCCGAAATTGAATACGAAGTGGATTTCTAATTTACGTGTGTATGGTACGTTGAAGAACGTGTTTACATTGACTAAGTATTCGGGGGTAGATCCGACGACGGTGACGACTACAGGCTTGTGGCCGGGAATCGGTGGAATGGAGGTCTATCCGACCGCAAGGAATCTGACATTTGGCGTACAAATCACTTATTAATTAAATTAAGAGACAGAACATGAAAAAAATTAAATTATTATGTGCTGCAGGTTTGTTGGGTGCTCTTGCCATGACATCTTGTACGGATCTGACAGAAAAAGTATATTCAGATTTAGTGAGAGACAATTATTATACGGATAAATTGTCTGTTGAAGCTGCCGTGGTTCGTTGTTTCGAACATAGTGACAATGTTACGTGGCGCGGTGATATCTGGAAGTTGCAGGAATTGACAGGTGACCATTTTGTCTGGACACAGAAAGGACGGCACGGATATGACGATGGCCAATGGATTCGCCTGCACGAACATAAATGGAACTATATTCAAGGACAGATCAACGGTGCTTGGGTGGCATCTTACCAGTGTATCAGTCAGGTAAACACGGTGTTGCGTGATTTCAATACGGTTGATTTTAGTGCGATCGGTGTTACTGATGAAGAGAAGGCTGCTTATTATAGTGACTTACGTGTATTGCGGGCTTGGTACTACATGTTTTTGTTGGATTTTTACCGTCAGGTTCCAATCGCTACGGAACAACAGGCTTCTGATGAAATCGTGCCTCAGAGTACAGCAAAAGAGGTTTATGATTTCATTGAGTCGGAATTGAAAGAATGTATCCCTACATTGCCGAAAGAAAAACGTCTCGGACGTTGGACACAGGGACCGGCAGCCGGTTTGTTGGTTCGTCTTTATTTGAATGCCAAGGTGTGGATTGGTGAGGATCATTATGCTGATTGTAAGCAATGGGCGGAAGATATTATTGCCGGTAAATATGGTACATACAGCATAAACCAACAAGATTATCGTGATCCGTTCCGTTCTGGTATCAATAAATATCAGTCTCCTGAGAATATGTTCGAGTTTTGGCACGAACGCGGTCGTTTGGAACAACAGACGATGTGGGCAGATGGTATGCACTATTCTGCAGCCCAGACGATTGGTAGCGATGGTGGTGGCAACAACGGTATCCATTTGCAGCCTTCTCGTGACTTCCAAGGAAATGTGTATCAGTTTGCCAGCGGACTCGGAAATCCATTTGAAAAATATGCGAAGTGTGACTATCGTGTAATTCCTTTCCATACGACAGATGCGAAAGGTGGTTATGAAGGTTTCTTCTTGCAAGGGGCACAGATGAAATATGACGAGTCGAAGCAATATGGTTTTACAGATGAAAATGTGAATGGCTCCGAAGAATGGATGGGTTTCCCGTTGGTGTTTGTCGACCAGGTAGGACGTTTTTCAGAAGATAAGTCGTTGAACGCCGAAAACAAGAAACAAGCCTTGTTGGATGCTGCTGCCCGTGGGGGATATTTCATTTGTAATGATGCTGATGTGATCGCGAAAGGTTCTCAGGTGACTACCGGTGAAGAAAATTCCGGTTTCCGTTTCAATAAATTCCCTTATTTACCGGATCATGATGGTTTGTTCCGTTCTCAGTCTACTCCTGAGATGCGCTTGTCTGAAATGTATTACTCATTGGCAGAATGCTATTACAGGGAAGGAAATAAGGCAAAAGCAGCTGAACTATTGGATTATGTACGGGTAAGAAATTACCCTGCGGAAGAATGGTCGAAATATAGCTATGTGGCAAATCTGGATAAGTTGACGGATTCTGAATTTTTAGATGAGTGGGGACGTGAGTTCATCGGTGAACGCCGCCGCCGTATTGATTTGATTCGTTGGAATAAATTCCATGAAGAATGGTGGAATAAGGGAAAAGATGCTACAGACAAAGAATATAGCTATTTCCCTATTCCTCAAAACCAACTGAATGCAAGTCCGATCCTGAAACAGACAACTCCGGGTTGGGAATAATGGTGCATGGCTGACTGAAAGAATGGCTATTTTGAATATTAATGTAGCACTTAATTATAATAGGCTATTTTTTCAGAATAATATAACGAGTCTGCTGAGTTTTTCTTGGCAGGCTTGTTTGTTTTTAGGGCAACCAAAATTACTATCCGGGATCACCTTTTTTCCCTTATGAAAATTTCGCATACCAACCATCATACTGTCATTTCTGGTTGTTAACTGTTGCTTTACAGTATGTTAAAGTATGACAGTTGCTGTTTTTCACTATCATTCTACCATCATGCATCTATCATGATTTTTACTTGTCGGTTTATTTATATGGTTGATAATGGGATGTTTGCATTTATATAAGCCCAAATGGTCATCGATAAAACGAGAACGTTTTTGTGTTAAAACGACCTTGTTTGCCGGACAAGATGCAAAAACGAGGCATAAAAACACCCACGGCATGGCGGATAAACATCCACGCATCCACGGAAAGGCCTTGCACAGACCCGGGTCTGCACCTCTCCCACACCCGGGTCTCCGTGGCTCTTACACCCGGGTCTCAAGCGGCTCTTCAAGCCGTTTTTGACAAAAGAAAAGCCGGTCTTGATGAAAAATGAAGCTGTTTTAACATGTTTTGTACCTGTTCCCGGACGGTCTCTGTTATTGTCGTATAATTGATACACTGGATGTTATCGTTTTTTCGCCATGATGGTTATGACAGATGAATGATAGTAAAAAACGGCAACTGTCATGCTGTAACTTATTGGTTTAAAGTTGTATATAGACGGATATGGTAGTATGATGGTTGGTTTTGCAAAACAGTTATGTAATTAGTCCGTATCGGTGACGAAAACAGATGGATGCTTTATGATTTTGGTGCTCTGGTTTGTCTTTACAAAGTATAGAAGGTGTCGTAGATTTCCTAAATAGTATCATAATTGATCAATGTCAATTGTGGTATTCTTTTGGCATTTGAGTGTTACTCTTGTATAGAGGAGAATTTTTAATATTGTGATGAATTTGGTAAAGTAAAGAATTTTTCACTGATGTAAAAAATAATGGGGAGTTTGTGTTTTTAGTTTTAATCTCCGCTGGAGATGATTTAGTATTTCCAGCGGAGTATTTTCATTAAGTTGTCGAATAAGTAAAAACTGAAATATTTTTGAAAGCATGAAGAGTTATATATTAGTAT from Parabacteroides merdae ATCC 43184 includes the following:
- a CDS encoding RagB/SusD family nutrient uptake outer membrane protein — protein: MKKIKLLCAAGLLGALAMTSCTDLTEKVYSDLVRDNYYTDKLSVEAAVVRCFEHSDNVTWRGDIWKLQELTGDHFVWTQKGRHGYDDGQWIRLHEHKWNYIQGQINGAWVASYQCISQVNTVLRDFNTVDFSAIGVTDEEKAAYYSDLRVLRAWYYMFLLDFYRQVPIATEQQASDEIVPQSTAKEVYDFIESELKECIPTLPKEKRLGRWTQGPAAGLLVRLYLNAKVWIGEDHYADCKQWAEDIIAGKYGTYSINQQDYRDPFRSGINKYQSPENMFEFWHERGRLEQQTMWADGMHYSAAQTIGSDGGGNNGIHLQPSRDFQGNVYQFASGLGNPFEKYAKCDYRVIPFHTTDAKGGYEGFFLQGAQMKYDESKQYGFTDENVNGSEEWMGFPLVFVDQVGRFSEDKSLNAENKKQALLDAAARGGYFICNDADVIAKGSQVTTGEENSGFRFNKFPYLPDHDGLFRSQSTPEMRLSEMYYSLAECYYREGNKAKAAELLDYVRVRNYPAEEWSKYSYVANLDKLTDSEFLDEWGREFIGERRRRIDLIRWNKFHEEWWNKGKDATDKEYSYFPIPQNQLNASPILKQTTPGWE